One part of the Halopenitus persicus genome encodes these proteins:
- a CDS encoding aminotransferase family protein has product MSERSAAELNEIERLDKDHVLGTWSYQSEVSPTQIVDGDGVRFTDADGNEFIDFSGQLMCSNLGHSASRVSEAIAEQAADVPYVAPNYTTEARARLGEKLAEITPGNLSKTFFSTSGTEAIEAAIKIAKFYTGKDKIVSRYRSYHGATYGSISVTGDPRRLAAEPGMPGAIKAPDPYAYGSTMDPMESLEYIDEMLMLEGDTVAAVLVEPVVGSNGILVPPAEYLPRLKEIAHDHGALLICDEVMAGFGRTGEWFGSDVFGVTPDIMTMAKGLTGAYQPLGATVVTDEIAAHFEDEMLTHGHTYAGHAVACAAGVAAIETYQEENLIERASETGEYLESRLEDLADAHPSVGDTRGVGLFRGIELTKHPEKRVPFGERADKLAKGSTVVDEVAAAAGEHGVYVANMINTLIIAPPLTITEAEIDEAIDALDAALEVSDDAMVA; this is encoded by the coding sequence ATGTCCGAGCGATCCGCCGCCGAGCTGAACGAGATCGAACGGCTTGACAAGGACCACGTCCTCGGCACGTGGTCGTACCAGAGCGAGGTCAGCCCGACCCAGATCGTCGACGGGGACGGCGTCCGCTTCACCGACGCGGACGGAAACGAGTTCATCGACTTCTCCGGACAGCTGATGTGTTCGAACCTCGGCCACTCCGCCTCGCGGGTCTCCGAGGCGATCGCCGAGCAGGCCGCGGACGTCCCGTACGTCGCGCCGAACTACACCACGGAGGCACGCGCGCGCCTCGGCGAGAAGCTCGCCGAGATCACGCCGGGGAACCTCTCGAAGACGTTCTTCTCGACCAGCGGCACGGAGGCGATCGAGGCCGCCATCAAGATCGCGAAGTTCTACACCGGGAAGGACAAGATCGTCTCCCGCTACCGCTCGTATCACGGGGCGACGTACGGCTCCATCAGCGTCACCGGCGACCCGCGCCGGCTCGCGGCAGAACCGGGGATGCCGGGCGCGATCAAGGCGCCGGACCCGTACGCGTACGGCTCCACGATGGATCCGATGGAGAGCCTGGAGTACATCGACGAGATGCTGATGCTCGAGGGGGACACGGTCGCGGCCGTCCTCGTCGAGCCCGTCGTCGGGTCGAACGGGATCCTCGTCCCGCCCGCGGAGTACCTCCCGCGGCTCAAGGAGATCGCCCACGACCACGGCGCGCTCCTCATCTGCGATGAGGTGATGGCCGGATTCGGCCGGACCGGCGAGTGGTTCGGCAGCGACGTCTTCGGCGTCACGCCCGACATCATGACGATGGCCAAGGGGCTCACCGGCGCCTACCAGCCGCTGGGCGCGACGGTCGTCACCGACGAGATCGCCGCCCACTTCGAGGACGAGATGCTCACGCACGGGCACACGTACGCGGGCCATGCGGTGGCGTGTGCCGCCGGCGTGGCCGCCATCGAGACCTACCAGGAGGAGAACCTCATCGAGCGCGCGAGCGAGACGGGTGAGTACCTCGAATCGCGGCTCGAGGACCTCGCTGACGCGCATCCGAGCGTCGGCGATACCCGCGGCGTCGGGCTGTTCCGCGGGATCGAGCTGACGAAACATCCCGAAAAGCGGGTACCGTTCGGCGAGCGTGCGGACAAGCTCGCGAAGGGGAGCACGGTCGTCGACGAGGTCGCCGCGGCCGCCGGCGAGCACGGAGTGTACGTCGCGAACATGATCAACACGCTGATCATCGCGCCGCCGTTGACGATCACGGAGGCGGAGATCGACGAGGCGATCGACGCCCTCGACGCCGCCCTCGAGGTATCCGACGACGCAATGGTTGCCTGA
- a CDS encoding Lrp/AsnC family transcriptional regulator: protein MTDANGGAFDEMDIELLRCVESDFDVSLDALSEELDLSKSAVHYRLNKLKDRGVIEGVTADLDPLSFGLDMVAITEVSVTHEQGYSESIGADLAALAGVEQVYYTMGDVDFVVISRVQDRTQMNAVIEEMVAVDGVNETSSRFVMDEITSRPRVIDSMPEAARTRVVEE from the coding sequence ATGACCGACGCGAACGGCGGCGCCTTCGACGAGATGGACATCGAGCTCCTGCGGTGCGTCGAGTCCGACTTCGACGTGAGCCTCGACGCGCTCTCCGAGGAGCTCGACCTCTCGAAGTCCGCGGTCCACTACCGGTTGAACAAGCTGAAGGACCGCGGCGTCATCGAGGGAGTCACCGCGGACCTCGATCCGCTCTCGTTCGGGCTCGACATGGTCGCCATCACCGAGGTCTCGGTGACTCACGAGCAGGGCTACTCCGAGAGCATCGGCGCCGACCTGGCCGCGCTTGCGGGCGTGGAGCAGGTCTATTACACGATGGGCGACGTCGACTTCGTGGTGATCTCCCGCGTCCAGGACCGCACGCAGATGAACGCGGTCATCGAGGAGATGGTTGCCGTCGACGGCGTCAACGAGACGTCCTCCCGGTTCGTGATGGACGAGATCACGAGCCGTCCCCGCGTCATCGACTCCATGCCCGAGGCGGCCCGGACGAGGGTCGTCGAGGAGTGA
- a CDS encoding DUF7838 family putative zinc beta-ribbon protein gives MALERSVACPRCEEEQSFYRTAAMTLHLGEKQKWRCPECEYGFIAINGIDTLPA, from the coding sequence ATGGCTCTCGAACGATCGGTGGCGTGTCCCCGATGTGAGGAGGAACAGTCGTTCTACCGAACCGCGGCGATGACGCTGCACCTGGGCGAGAAGCAGAAGTGGCGGTGTCCCGAGTGCGAGTACGGGTTCATCGCGATCAACGGGATCGACACCCTTCCCGCCTGA
- a CDS encoding succinylglutamate desuccinylase/aspartoacylase family protein encodes MGDPAPEPFRYDAEVQPGEKRHVRYEIGETYLGDPVEMPVTIINGDAAGPTVFLTAGIHGDELNGVKVLQEVAATYDPADLHGTLVCLHVVNVPGYLAQQRDIPIYDQDLNRSFPGKERSNTAERMAYQVYRRFISQCDLGIDFHTSTRNRTTMYHARADMSNPEVERLAQAFGTNVILSGDGDETSLRSVATTDGIPTITVEMGKAHRFQRPLIDKAASGVESVLAEYDVRPDAEVERPHWQKILGGDQEKRWLRANTGGLVEMQWGPTPLVHEGEAICTISDHFSTEEHVVEAPFTGILVGVLENPVALPGHPLCHIARIDSETHAEIEAEIDRGEFDGYRLLGLRWMGDGEEAE; translated from the coding sequence ATGGGAGATCCAGCCCCGGAACCGTTTCGCTACGATGCCGAAGTCCAGCCCGGAGAGAAGCGACACGTTCGCTACGAGATCGGGGAAACGTATCTCGGCGATCCGGTCGAGATGCCCGTCACGATCATCAACGGTGACGCAGCTGGCCCGACGGTGTTTCTCACCGCGGGGATCCACGGAGACGAGCTGAACGGCGTGAAGGTCCTGCAGGAGGTGGCTGCGACGTACGATCCGGCGGATCTGCACGGAACGCTCGTGTGCCTCCACGTCGTGAACGTGCCCGGCTATCTCGCCCAACAGCGGGACATTCCGATCTACGACCAGGATCTCAACCGGTCGTTCCCGGGAAAGGAACGGAGCAACACCGCGGAGCGGATGGCGTATCAGGTGTATCGGCGGTTCATCAGCCAGTGTGACCTCGGGATCGACTTCCATACCTCGACGCGCAACCGGACGACGATGTATCACGCCCGCGCGGACATGTCGAACCCCGAGGTCGAACGGTTGGCGCAGGCGTTCGGTACGAACGTGATCCTCTCCGGGGACGGCGACGAAACGTCGTTGCGGTCGGTCGCCACGACCGACGGAATTCCGACGATCACGGTCGAGATGGGAAAGGCCCACCGGTTTCAGCGACCGCTCATCGACAAGGCGGCTTCGGGGGTCGAAAGCGTCCTCGCCGAATACGACGTCCGCCCGGACGCCGAGGTCGAGCGGCCCCACTGGCAGAAGATCCTCGGCGGGGATCAGGAAAAGCGGTGGCTGCGCGCGAACACGGGCGGCCTCGTCGAGATGCAGTGGGGGCCGACGCCGCTCGTCCACGAGGGCGAGGCGATCTGCACAATCAGCGACCACTTCAGCACCGAGGAACACGTCGTCGAGGCACCCTTCACCGGGATTCTGGTCGGCGTTCTCGAAAACCCGGTCGCGCTCCCGGGCCATCCGCTCTGTCATATTGCACGCATCGACTCGGAGACGCACGCCGAGATCGAGGCGGAAATCGACCGTGGAGAGTTCGACGGCTATCGGCTGCTCGGCCTTCGGTGGATGGGTGACGGCGAGGAAGCGGAGTGA
- a CDS encoding alpha-1 4-glucan-protein synthase, producing MTQDICVVVPTIREYECMRTYFENAREHGFDLSRLHVVLVTEDFCETDAMATMLEEEGVSGEVFDGTRRQEWYEEQGIAEYDHLVPAASHAETSFGLLYMWAHDRFEYGFFIDDDTLPEPEDDFFGRHMENLAFEGEVESVSSDTDWVNVLHQNDDEHGLYPRGYPYAAMDETVETATETVDDVVASQGLWTNVPDLDAVRILMDGDLQGQAQTRTSRSDFTGDFVAAEGNYLTVCSMNLAFKREVIPAFYQLPMDDNEWDVGRFDDIWSGVFLKRACDVLGKTIYNGYPLCEHNKAPRSTFDDLTNEVAGLELNEHLYEIIDDVGGDAETYADVFAAMGRELAAGDYESYNNGAFFNYVGEHMCEWVDCLDALNGVDRSTGSQKPRTAAEN from the coding sequence ATGACTCAGGACATCTGCGTCGTGGTCCCGACGATCCGGGAGTACGAGTGTATGCGGACGTACTTCGAGAACGCGCGCGAACACGGGTTCGACCTCTCGCGGCTCCACGTCGTGCTCGTGACCGAGGACTTCTGCGAGACGGACGCGATGGCGACGATGCTCGAGGAGGAGGGCGTCTCCGGCGAGGTCTTCGACGGGACGCGCCGCCAGGAGTGGTACGAGGAGCAGGGGATCGCCGAGTACGACCACCTCGTGCCGGCGGCCAGCCACGCGGAGACCAGCTTCGGGCTCCTGTATATGTGGGCCCACGACCGCTTCGAGTACGGCTTCTTCATCGACGACGACACGCTGCCGGAGCCGGAGGACGACTTCTTCGGCCGCCACATGGAGAACCTCGCGTTCGAGGGAGAGGTGGAGTCGGTGTCCTCCGACACGGACTGGGTGAACGTGCTCCACCAGAACGACGACGAACACGGCCTCTACCCGCGCGGATACCCCTACGCCGCGATGGACGAGACGGTCGAGACGGCGACGGAGACGGTCGACGACGTGGTCGCGTCCCAGGGACTGTGGACCAACGTGCCCGACCTCGACGCGGTCCGGATCCTGATGGACGGCGACCTGCAGGGGCAGGCGCAGACGCGGACGAGCCGGTCGGACTTCACCGGCGACTTCGTGGCCGCGGAGGGCAACTACCTGACGGTCTGCTCGATGAACCTCGCGTTCAAGCGGGAGGTCATCCCGGCGTTCTACCAGCTGCCGATGGACGACAACGAGTGGGACGTCGGCCGGTTCGACGACATCTGGAGCGGCGTGTTCCTCAAGCGGGCCTGCGACGTCCTCGGGAAGACCATTTATAATGGGTACCCGCTGTGTGAGCACAACAAGGCGCCACGCTCGACCTTCGACGACCTGACGAACGAGGTCGCCGGGCTGGAGCTCAACGAGCACCTCTACGAGATCATCGACGACGTCGGCGGTGACGCCGAGACCTACGCGGACGTCTTCGCGGCGATGGGACGGGAGCTCGCGGCGGGCGACTACGAGTCGTACAACAACGGCGCGTTCTTCAACTACGTCGGCGAACACATGTGCGAGTGGGTCGACTGCCTGGACGCGCTCAACGGCGTCGACCGGTCGACGGGATCGCAAAAACCCCGGACCGCGGCGGAGAACTGA
- a CDS encoding extracellular solute-binding protein, translating into MSEDDITDDRSTTGRLTDRRRFLASAGTLAAVGIAGCTGGGNGGGNGNGNGGGNGNGGGNGDSDPGSDVGQIGSGRAGRDAPGGTPMAEMPDLEGELTVYSGRGEFLVGELVSYINDLYDDFDLTVRYGGSTDLVNQIANEGAGTPADVFYSVNAGSLGALADAGHAASLSSDVTDLVRGEFHTENWIGTSGRARTVPYNTNALSEEDLPNDIMAYPEEFDGDLGWAPRYGSCQAFITAMRIIEGEEATREWLQGVLDAGIQEYPDEFAACQAIADGEIDAAFTNHYYIQRVLDGNPGAPIATSFTEGDAGAVFNVAGAAVVEATDQATLAENFIRHLLSAEAQDYFARSTFEYPLIPGVEPIGDLPTIDQLDVPDVDLAQLSDLEATVDLMRDVGAL; encoded by the coding sequence ATGAGCGAAGACGATATCACGGACGACCGTTCGACGACCGGGCGACTGACCGACCGGCGACGGTTCCTCGCGAGCGCCGGAACGCTCGCCGCGGTCGGGATCGCGGGCTGTACGGGCGGCGGCAACGGCGGCGGCAACGGGAACGGCAACGGCGGCGGCAACGGAAACGGCGGCGGCAACGGCGACTCAGATCCCGGCTCCGACGTCGGACAGATCGGATCCGGGAGGGCGGGACGCGACGCGCCCGGCGGAACGCCGATGGCCGAGATGCCCGATCTCGAGGGCGAACTCACCGTCTACTCCGGGCGCGGGGAGTTCCTCGTCGGCGAGCTGGTGAGTTACATCAACGACCTCTACGACGACTTCGATCTGACCGTCCGGTACGGCGGATCCACGGACCTCGTCAACCAGATCGCCAACGAGGGCGCCGGGACGCCCGCGGACGTCTTCTACTCGGTCAACGCCGGGTCGCTGGGCGCGCTGGCGGACGCGGGCCACGCCGCGTCCCTCTCGAGCGACGTCACCGACCTCGTTCGCGGGGAGTTCCACACCGAGAACTGGATCGGAACGTCGGGACGAGCGCGAACGGTACCGTACAACACGAACGCGCTCTCCGAGGAGGACCTCCCGAACGACATCATGGCGTACCCCGAGGAGTTCGACGGGGACCTCGGCTGGGCTCCGCGGTACGGCTCCTGCCAGGCGTTCATCACCGCGATGCGGATCATCGAGGGCGAGGAGGCGACCCGCGAGTGGCTCCAGGGCGTCCTCGACGCCGGCATCCAGGAGTATCCCGACGAGTTCGCCGCCTGTCAGGCGATCGCCGACGGGGAGATCGACGCCGCGTTCACGAACCACTACTACATCCAGCGCGTGCTCGACGGGAATCCCGGGGCACCGATCGCCACCTCCTTCACGGAGGGCGACGCGGGCGCCGTCTTCAACGTCGCCGGCGCGGCGGTCGTCGAGGCGACCGACCAGGCGACGCTGGCCGAGAACTTCATCCGCCATCTCCTGTCGGCTGAAGCACAGGACTACTTCGCGCGGTCGACCTTCGAGTACCCGCTGATCCCGGGCGTCGAACCGATCGGCGACCTGCCGACGATCGACCAGCTCGACGTGCCGGACGTCGACCTCGCACAGCTGTCCGACCTCGAGGCGACCGTCGACCTGATGCGCGACGTCGGCGCGCTCTAA
- a CDS encoding ArnT family glycosyltransferase, with protein sequence MTVFAYHSSNHDEAVYLQQAAMLLEGQLALYPGDLADAFHPWFFIEDGGRLYPKYSPVPAAMYAVAMAVVGEPRITLAVVAAASAFLVYRLGSMAADRRVGLVAAVVFAAAPLSLVTTAVFLPYAPTAALNLLFVVSYLYGVRDGSLRWAGVAGIAIGLAFFARPYTAVSVAAPFVLHALVTTLRAIDRETLAAIGSRSEPLPNVVRRNLLTGTFGILFVGITLAYNARMTGSPLVFPYAAFAPLDGPGFGRRRILGHSIEYTPELAVRANGYVIEYFLTRWMTAGGIGSAAALGGLAIAARRWFDPDPDAGFRRTASGLLAGVLVTVPLANLAFWGNYNVLATMSDPTDGLISQFGPIYYFDALVPLSVFAALGAVVGWRRLSGRLAKLAASRESDRAARAARVLAVGLLVLGVVLAGTVTASLASAPLERNAAYADKYEAAYEPIEAAEFENDLVFVPTPYGEWQNHPFQYLRNDPGFDGPVVYALDRDPVADFAVIEAYPDREYRRFAYQGEWTGDPDRHVIPKLESLDVRRGTSLAAATTVGVPDRVSRARVRLSSETAGTEYVGYGVTDPEGSLTVDWRLTPDGIELPGAGPDASAPGTVPIGEDAETVVLTITLVQPDGGTLTYRQEATVRPGEDGAAGGGADGGGTASDGDATGDGTVEVIWPPERSVCPLVRECGSEGTYIPDDPDAHLDGVAFETSVTVDE encoded by the coding sequence ATGACCGTCTTCGCGTATCACTCCAGCAACCACGACGAGGCGGTCTACCTCCAGCAGGCCGCGATGCTGCTTGAGGGACAGCTCGCGCTGTATCCCGGCGACCTCGCCGACGCGTTCCATCCCTGGTTCTTCATCGAGGACGGCGGCCGACTGTATCCCAAGTACTCGCCGGTACCGGCGGCGATGTACGCCGTCGCGATGGCGGTCGTCGGCGAGCCCCGCATCACCCTCGCTGTCGTCGCCGCAGCCAGCGCCTTCCTCGTCTACCGACTCGGCTCGATGGCGGCGGACCGCCGGGTCGGCCTCGTCGCCGCGGTCGTCTTTGCCGCCGCACCGCTGTCGCTCGTGACGACGGCCGTTTTCCTCCCGTACGCACCCACGGCGGCGTTGAATCTCCTGTTCGTCGTCTCGTACCTGTACGGGGTGCGTGACGGCTCGCTTCGGTGGGCCGGCGTCGCCGGGATCGCGATCGGGCTCGCGTTCTTCGCGCGTCCCTACACGGCGGTGTCGGTCGCAGCGCCGTTCGTTCTGCACGCGCTGGTGACGACGCTCCGAGCCATCGACCGTGAAACGCTCGCGGCGATCGGGTCGCGGTCGGAACCGCTGCCGAACGTGGTTCGACGGAACCTCCTCACCGGCACGTTCGGGATCCTGTTCGTCGGGATCACGCTCGCGTACAACGCGCGGATGACCGGCTCGCCGCTGGTGTTCCCCTACGCGGCGTTCGCTCCCCTCGATGGGCCGGGCTTCGGGCGACGGCGGATCCTCGGCCATTCGATCGAGTACACGCCGGAGCTGGCGGTCCGCGCCAACGGCTACGTGATCGAGTACTTCCTCACGCGGTGGATGACCGCGGGCGGGATCGGAAGCGCAGCCGCGCTCGGCGGGCTGGCGATCGCGGCGCGCCGATGGTTCGATCCGGATCCGGACGCCGGGTTTCGCCGGACCGCAAGCGGCCTGCTGGCCGGGGTTCTCGTGACGGTTCCGCTGGCGAACCTCGCGTTCTGGGGGAACTACAACGTGCTCGCGACGATGAGCGACCCGACCGACGGGCTGATCTCCCAGTTCGGGCCGATCTACTACTTCGACGCGCTCGTCCCGCTGTCGGTCTTTGCGGCCCTCGGCGCCGTCGTCGGCTGGCGTCGGCTGTCGGGGCGCCTCGCGAAGCTGGCCGCGTCCCGGGAGTCGGATCGGGCCGCACGGGCCGCTCGCGTGCTCGCCGTCGGGCTCCTGGTCCTCGGCGTGGTGCTCGCGGGGACGGTCACGGCCTCGCTCGCGTCCGCGCCGCTCGAGCGCAACGCGGCCTACGCCGACAAGTACGAGGCTGCTTACGAACCCATCGAGGCGGCCGAGTTCGAGAACGACCTCGTCTTCGTCCCGACGCCGTACGGGGAGTGGCAGAACCACCCCTTCCAGTACCTCCGGAACGACCCCGGCTTCGACGGTCCGGTGGTCTACGCGCTCGACCGGGATCCGGTGGCGGATTTTGCCGTGATCGAGGCGTATCCCGACCGGGAATATCGCCGGTTCGCCTATCAGGGCGAGTGGACGGGAGATCCGGACCGACACGTGATCCCGAAACTCGAGTCGTTGGACGTTCGGCGCGGGACATCGCTCGCGGCCGCCACGACCGTCGGCGTTCCCGACCGCGTCTCCCGGGCGCGAGTCCGCCTCTCGAGTGAGACCGCGGGCACGGAGTACGTCGGCTACGGGGTGACGGATCCGGAGGGGTCGCTGACGGTCGACTGGCGGTTGACGCCCGACGGGATCGAGCTGCCCGGCGCCGGCCCGGACGCGTCCGCCCCGGGAACGGTCCCGATCGGCGAGGACGCCGAAACGGTCGTCCTCACGATCACGCTGGTCCAACCCGACGGCGGGACGCTCACGTATCGACAGGAGGCGACGGTTCGACCGGGCGAGGACGGGGCAGCCGGCGGCGGAGCGGACGGCGGTGGAACGGCCAGCGACGGTGACGCCACGGGCGACGGGACGGTCGAGGTGATCTGGCCGCCGGAGCGGTCGGTCTGTCCGCTGGTCCGGGAGTGTGGGTCCGAGGGCACGTACATCCCGGACGATCCGGACGCGCACCTTGACGGCGTGGCGTTCGAGACGTCGGTCACGGTCGACGAATGA
- a CDS encoding inorganic phosphate transporter translates to MSEQVLLLVGIVVAAFVGINIGGSGTGVAFGPAVGSGLISKVGAGALMSVFVLGGGWTIGRRVVDTLGAGLLRGNPFTLETSIVVLLFVGGALFVSNLFGVPASTSMTAVGAIAGLGIARGTLNGGVALEIVAWWLVAPIVGFWVSAVVGRYWYDRLAATLAIDRTGGFPARIDRSGRIPTIRSAPSATTRELLGAVVVIAIACLNAFSAGASNVANAVAPLVGSGDLSMNAGVLLAALAMGVGAFTLGRRTLETMGNDLTELPLTAALVVSLVTSALVVGLSALGIPASFVVIATMSIVGLGWGRATRLQELPDTPTETERPAALGAPVESADAPGAVEADPSIDEMPTTAAEPAADDTIAEPAADDVDALSVADLYKPSTTARVVLLQNAVPVAATIGSYVVFRAVPAL, encoded by the coding sequence GTGTCGGAACAGGTGCTCCTCCTCGTCGGCATCGTCGTCGCCGCCTTCGTCGGGATCAACATCGGCGGCTCCGGAACCGGTGTCGCGTTCGGGCCGGCCGTCGGCAGCGGCCTGATCTCGAAGGTCGGCGCGGGCGCGTTGATGTCGGTCTTCGTCCTCGGCGGCGGCTGGACGATCGGCCGCCGGGTCGTGGACACCCTCGGGGCGGGGCTGCTCCGGGGGAACCCGTTCACGTTGGAGACGTCGATCGTCGTCCTCCTGTTCGTCGGCGGGGCGCTGTTCGTCTCGAACCTCTTCGGCGTGCCGGCCTCGACGTCGATGACCGCCGTCGGCGCGATCGCGGGGCTCGGGATCGCCCGTGGGACCCTCAACGGGGGCGTCGCCCTCGAGATCGTCGCCTGGTGGCTGGTGGCACCGATCGTCGGCTTCTGGGTCAGCGCCGTCGTCGGGCGCTACTGGTACGACCGGCTCGCGGCGACGCTCGCGATCGACCGCACGGGCGGGTTTCCCGCCCGGATCGACCGATCGGGTCGGATCCCCACGATTCGGTCCGCCCCGTCAGCGACCACACGCGAACTGCTGGGCGCCGTCGTCGTCATCGCGATCGCGTGTCTCAACGCCTTCTCGGCCGGCGCCTCGAACGTGGCCAACGCGGTCGCCCCGCTGGTCGGCAGCGGCGACCTCTCGATGAACGCCGGCGTCCTGCTGGCCGCCCTCGCGATGGGCGTCGGCGCGTTCACGCTCGGCCGGCGGACCCTCGAGACGATGGGCAACGACCTCACCGAGCTGCCGTTGACCGCCGCGCTCGTGGTCTCGCTGGTCACCTCCGCGCTGGTCGTCGGGCTCTCGGCGCTCGGGATCCCGGCCTCGTTCGTCGTCATCGCCACGATGAGCATAGTCGGACTCGGCTGGGGACGCGCCACGCGGCTCCAGGAGCTGCCCGACACGCCGACCGAGACCGAACGTCCGGCCGCGCTCGGCGCACCCGTCGAGAGCGCCGACGCGCCGGGTGCCGTCGAGGCCGACCCGTCCATTGATGAGATGCCGACCACGGCCGCGGAACCGGCGGCAGACGATACGATCGCGGAACCGGCGGCGGACGACGTGGACGCGCTCAGCGTCGCCGACTTATATAAGCCGAGCACGACAGCCCGCGTCGTCCTCCTCCAGAACGCCGTCCCGGTGGCGGCGACGATCGGGTCCTACGTCGTCTTCCGGGCCGTGCCGGCGCTTTGA
- a CDS encoding DUF5783 family protein gives MSADFDPEKFEDKYANYFAELQRAYKNAFNHMNERYDSQLIHGIDQTVLNESEPFYEDGEFVVELPEDPRGRFEGALVDDEKFEETLDVYVDRIESELHRVFGVDRPDE, from the coding sequence ATGAGCGCCGACTTCGACCCCGAGAAGTTCGAGGACAAGTACGCCAACTACTTCGCCGAGCTCCAGCGCGCGTACAAGAACGCGTTCAACCACATGAACGAGCGGTATGATTCGCAGCTGATCCACGGGATCGACCAGACCGTGTTGAACGAGTCCGAACCGTTCTACGAGGACGGCGAGTTCGTCGTCGAGCTTCCGGAGGACCCGCGTGGCCGCTTCGAGGGCGCGCTCGTCGACGACGAGAAGTTCGAGGAGACGCTGGACGTCTACGTCGACCGCATCGAGTCGGAGCTCCACCGCGTCTTCGGCGTCGATCGGCCCGACGAGTGA
- a CDS encoding NifU family protein, giving the protein MSTEAADTDDLRDRITNFLRRNFPQIQMHGGDAAISHLDRESGEVHIQLGGACSGCGISPMTIQAIKSRMVKEIPEIETVHADTGMGAGADGDLGGTSSGGMSPSFPGETSDDGESDEGPQAPF; this is encoded by the coding sequence ATGAGCACGGAAGCGGCTGACACCGACGATCTTCGCGACCGGATCACGAACTTCCTGCGGCGCAACTTCCCGCAGATCCAGATGCACGGCGGCGACGCGGCGATCAGCCATCTCGACCGCGAGAGCGGCGAGGTGCACATCCAGCTCGGCGGCGCGTGTTCGGGCTGCGGCATCTCCCCGATGACGATCCAGGCGATCAAGTCCCGAATGGTCAAGGAGATCCCGGAGATCGAGACGGTCCACGCCGACACCGGGATGGGCGCCGGCGCGGACGGCGACCTCGGCGGGACGAGCAGCGGCGGGATGTCCCCCTCCTTCCCCGGCGAGACGAGCGACGACGGCGAGTCGGACGAGGGGCCGCAGGCTCCCTTCTGA
- a CDS encoding DJ-1/PfpI family protein, whose translation MSHKRILEIAGDFVEDYEVMVPYQALQMVGHEVDAVAPETEDGETVKTAVHDFRGDQTYLETRGHDFAIDAAIEDVDPADYDALVVPGGRAPEYLRTYDSVLETVRHFFEADKPVAAVCHGPQILAAAGVLEGRTATAYPAVRAEVEGAGCSWVDGVVTDGNLVTGQAWPDHPEWLAAFLEVLGTSIDHEAAPVAGDD comes from the coding sequence ATGTCTCACAAACGGATCCTCGAGATCGCCGGCGACTTCGTCGAGGACTACGAGGTAATGGTGCCGTATCAGGCGCTGCAGATGGTCGGCCACGAGGTCGACGCGGTGGCGCCCGAGACGGAGGACGGTGAAACGGTGAAGACGGCCGTTCACGACTTCCGCGGCGACCAGACCTACCTGGAGACCCGCGGGCACGACTTCGCGATCGACGCCGCGATCGAGGACGTCGACCCCGCCGACTACGACGCGCTCGTCGTGCCCGGCGGTCGCGCGCCCGAGTACCTCCGCACCTACGATTCGGTTCTCGAGACGGTCCGCCACTTCTTCGAGGCGGACAAACCGGTCGCGGCCGTCTGTCACGGCCCGCAGATCCTCGCCGCCGCGGGCGTTCTCGAGGGCCGGACCGCGACCGCCTATCCGGCCGTCCGTGCCGAGGTCGAGGGCGCCGGCTGTTCGTGGGTCGACGGCGTCGTCACCGACGGCAACCTGGTGACCGGGCAGGCCTGGCCCGACCATCCCGAGTGGCTCGCGGCGTTCCTCGAGGTGCTCGGCACGTCGATCGACCACGAGGCCGCCCCGGTCGCGGGCGACGACTAG